TTGGGTTGGTTCTTGTGATACTGTGTATTAAATATCTGTTCAAGACTTGCTCTCTTATATGTGGTTATATGTTTTATAAAATTTGTTTTCAAGGTTGGGGATAAAGTTACAATAAGAAGCATGGTTGATTCGTCCAAAATTTGTGCTGTTGGTGTGGTTAGAAATTTGGATCCAACTGCTGAAGTTGGTGACATACCTTTGGGATCACATTGGTGTGAAATTCATGTGAATGTGCCTGTGGAGAATGATGAAGAGCTAATGAGGCCATACCATAATTTTCTCAAGATTGGAGATGCAATTGGAGTAGCTGTTGCTTGGCCAATAAACCTGGTAATCTTTTTATCTTATCTTTATCATTTGGTTAACTtagcttttatttattttctaacattAAAACTGTAAAAGAAGAGCTGTAGATGTGATTGTAACTTCTATTTCTTGGTTTATGACACTTGTAGGTGATTCTTGAAGAAAACTAAAGGATCGTCCTTGGGTCAAATGGCTATTTTTTGAAGACATTGTCAATGCTTTTTTTGTTGAGTTCTTGTTGAACTATTGCTTCTTTGATATGTATTGGCAATGCTACTGTAATACTCATAACTTTTGAAAAATCTCTGAATTGGCATGTAATTTGTTGACATAGCAGCAATGTCAGTTGCTTGGATCAATGCAGTACTTTTGCACCATTTTGGCTACTTGTATTGCAGTGATTACTATGAAAATGTAAATCGCCTTGGTTTTCCTTTATAAGGTGGTAGTAATAACTTTATTATTGCAAAAATTAGAATCTATATTGTGTAGGCAGGATGAAATGTGATTCTACTTTTGGGTATAAAACCTCGGATGGGATACAGGGCTAATGCAATATGATGTATTGACACTTAAAAGTGTCACCACTTCGAGTTTTGCGGTTCATaatattcacaaaatttcatatTAACAAGTGTCAGAACAATCTAATCTAGTTACACCATGAAAGTGTCATAATATTTCATTTTACTTATACGGCGAATGTGTCATACTATCTTATTGTACTTACATAATAGAAGCGTCATGATAGATCCAATAAATGACAGGCATCGAGTATCACTTTAGATTCATATAACCTTAACCGTTCTCCAGCATTTCTTGTCATTTAAAAGTGTCATTAAAACGATAAATAATAACGTTTATAAATGCCAATAGAACTACAAATTAGGACTCATATAACTGTCATGAACTTATAGTGACGCTGGAATGGACGACGTTTCTAGCAGAGCGTCATTATAGTTCAAACGTCATTACATAGAGCTATAATGACGCTTTTAAATgtcataaaatgacatttttgtAGTAGTGGCTATTAACttggttagttatggcgtaatttcctaatgtatgtgaaacctactatcgtagtgaatcaactatacttataactaaaccatacctactctcgtggttatgaattaactacaagttcatttcttttatgaaattacatgaaacaagtcactaaaaccacataggtgctcctctactctcgtgagtgaacttcctaggtttatcacttttttgaactagtgttaaattccaattctcattgcaaacttaacacctttagataatcacaattaatggccggttaatcatgattagaaaagcaaaagtgataaataacttgttcaaaataatatcatcacataaccaagtaaacatcactaacaagatatagcaagtttaaccataactctaggcatacaCTTTAGCACAacatgaagaaaataaaagagagatccatacttgtattataactaaacataaGATGCAATACAAGGAATAGAGTGATAGGAAAAATGtcacccatgtcacttgagttccatgctctccatcttcatcctcaaCTTCATCTAAGTTtagctacaaatacaagaaggaaacACTACACTAACTACTCTATactaccctaactaatgaactaaggaaactctagtgaCAGACTACATTTTT
This portion of the Coffea eugenioides isolate CCC68of unplaced genomic scaffold, Ceug_1.0 ScVebR1_634;HRSCAF=1342, whole genome shotgun sequence genome encodes:
- the LOC113758654 gene encoding uncharacterized protein LOC113758654, whose translation is MEQSAAMSKMERRIQQLESIQQGRSQGQISPSSQRHTSQSSNAISRPIKVGDKVTIRSMVDSSKICAVGVVRNLDPTAEVGDIPLGSHWCEIHVNVPVENDEELMRPYHNFLKIGDAIGVAVAWPINLVILEEN